The window TTTCGGTTAGCTTACGGGACCGACTCGCTTGTCCCGGTTGAGGTTGGCCTGGAATCTTACCGAACCCAGGTCTTCAATCCTGATACCAATGAATATGGCCTCCGAGGCAACCTGGATCTCTtagaagaagaaagagaagCCGCCCATCAGAGGAACGTCCGATACCAACAGCAAGCATCTCAATATTATGATTCGGGTATCCGAAAACGTTCTTTCAGAGTTGGGGACATGGTTCTCCGAGACTTGGCTACTTCCATGCCGACGAAGCAAGGAAAGCTTATGCCAAACTGGGAAGGCCCCCACACTGTTGTTGAGATAGTTCGGCCGGGAACGTACAAACTTGCCACTCCAGATGGAAGCCCCATTAAGAACACCTGGCATGCTTCCCAGCTCCGGAAATATTATCAGTAAGGCTTCCCGCCCGAATATTTTACTTTCAGTAATACATTACAATTATGTAATTGTTTCCTTTCCAATGAATAAAAACTCctacttcaaattttttgagTAATTTCAACTTGTTTAACACTCCGACCGATCCCGTAACTAGGGGCAACCTGATCAAAATTACGGGACCAAAGGAGTTATCCTTGATTTAACTTAATATTTGCACGATTGTTTTTATCTACAATGGGGCCGATCGAATACATAACTTAAAGATAATAACAATCCCCAAATATTGGGGGATCGAGGCATTGTGCTGAAGCCAATTTTTAAGGCTAAAGACGCACATTTCCGAATTCAATTAGTGTGTATCGAGATTTGTCGGTCAGACGTAAAACTGAGACCGAACGGTCAAAGacgtacatataaaaaaaaaaatatatatatatcgaacaTGTATTGAAACCCTTCGGTTTAAGACATACATACAGTCGCAAAAAAGCTTACTGGTCGGCCTAAAGGTTGCGACAACAAAAGTATGGAGACCGACCGGTCGAAGACATACACTATCTAAGACATACATCAGAAACAAAAACATGTATGGAGATAAAACCAAGTATGAAAAGCAAGCCCGAAGGCAAAATTAATTAGAAGCCCGAAGGCGAAATATTTATACAAAGCCCGAAGGCAGATCGTTTTTACAAATAATGGCCCGAAGGCCAATGAAAGTACAAAATTAGAATTACTCCGAGTAGTCAGTCTCGGGATCGGATGAAACAACAAGGGGTTCGTCCGGATCCTCACGGCCGACCGGATCAGAAGCTCCTTCGTCCAAAAGTAACTTGTGATCCAAGCCTTCCTTGTGAGCCCGACGGACCGCCTCGTCATATCCAATGTCGAGGAACCGATCCTCGGTCTTCTCAAGAAGCTTCCTcgtcttcttctccttctttcGGGCAGCCTTCAACGCCAGGTTGCGGCGCTGAACCCTCCTGGTCAGAGTATCGACTTGCCCCTTCAGACGGCCTTCCGACTCCCGAAGGTCCTTCAGGTCCTGGTGGGCAGCATCCAGCTCCGTCTTCAGGGCCGCCAGGGTATCTTCAGCTAGATTGGCTCGAATAGTAAGGGCGTTCACCCCAGCCATCTGCTTCTGCATGTCCTGGACCTTATCAGTCACCGCCGCCGCCCAAGGAGAAGCCTGCACATAAATGGACAAGTTAAAAAAGATATACCGGGCCCATAAAGTGGAAGGGACTAAAGGATGAGAACACTTACCAGAGATAGGAAGCACATCAGCTGCTCGCACGCTTGCAGAGCAGTCGCCGACTCATAGGTCCCCCGGTCGGCCGGCAACATTTGCGATCGGCAGAGATCGCCCGCAACTTCCTTGATCCGATCAGGAGCCTGGATCGCAATCGAATCGGTCGCCAAAACCGACCACTCCGGAATGTAAGGCCGGACCTCCGATGAACCGTCCGGCCTGTTCCTCTTCCTAGAGGCTTCGGCGGCCGGAATCTCCACCACCTCGGAGGCTTTCTCAACCGTCCCCTCCGCACGACCAACCTCCGGGGTCTTCTCCTTCGCCACATCCGCCTGGACTATGGCACCAACTGTTGTTTCGCCGCGGGCCTTTGCTTCGGCCTCCTTCTTTGCCGCCATGGCCTTCGCCGTCTTCCTCTTCAGGGCTTCGGTTCGGGAAGACACTGCACAAAGAAGACAGCGTTAAAACAATAAACAGGTACAAATCAAGTGATCAACTATCGAGGGAAAAGCAAAGAAGAAATAGAAAGACTACCGTCACTACCCCAAAGAGTGAAGAGCCACTCCTTCTCCCGACTGGTCGACAGCAGAATCCGGTTCGGCTCCTGGACTTTGTTCAATTTCTCAAAGTCCTCCAGGTCCTTACCGACCAGAGGGGGAGTGGTGATGATGGAGGGGTCTACCTCCCTCCACAGAGAGAACTTGTGGATCGAGTGACCCCCCAGGTAGAACCACCGTTCGTGGGTACCCTTGTTGCTCGAGTTGGTTTCACACCAATTCGGTCGGCCGGTCTTGCGGCCGATGGTATAAAAGCCATTGCTCTTGGCGTTTTTCTTGAAATCATGATGATTCCAGAAGAGAGCTGGCCGAGGAGACACGCCGGCCATCAGACACCGATGCTGGAATACGTTTATGTACGTAAATCCGTTCGGGTCCAACTGGCCTAAGGCGATCCCCGTCTGCTTCAGAAGTTTCTTCAGCAGGGGGAGCATCGGGAGCCGAAAGCCGCACTTAAAGGCGTTTTCGGAGATGCCCACACACTTGTGCCCTTCTTCCGACTCAGGTGTTTGGTAGATACAATCGCTCTCTATGGCTGGATAAATATCCCACGACCGATGTATCTGGTACTTTATCCGAAACGACTTCAGATCCGCTTCGGTCAGTAAGGAAGGAAAGTTGGCCATAGGAAACTTCAGCACATCGCTAAAGTGATCCGCGGCCGAATAAGACGTCCCGACTATGTCACCCGACCGATCCATTTGCCTGCAAACGAGAGAAGGCAAACATGAGCCATGTACtcggaaagaaagaaaaagaagaaaaagaagcaagCCCGAGTACAGAGGGCCGAATCGGGTCGGGCCAGCAGGACTCGACTAACCTAACCCTAGAAAGCCGACTCAGGCAACAAACATTCAAAACTCAAACAAGAATTAAAGCACAAATAACACAATAAGTGGAGGAAGCGACGGCGACAAGTCACCGGTTATAAACTCAGAGACCGCCGGAAAACCCCTACTGCGATCCTGATCTACGACTACCAGTACAATGCAAGCACATAACAAGAACAAAAAACCCCCCAAAAATCGGTAAGCCGGCGGGACAACTCCTACCAGGAAAGAAAATACGCAAAGCAACAAAATACAGTGCACTAACATCTAGCAGCATCCTAAACATAAAGGATGATAACTGACAAAGAGGGGAGAACAACTTACTTGTCGTAGAAGAGATGTGGAGAAAACGGGTGAAAGAAGCCGGAAAAAGAACCACCGCCGGTTAACAACTATCGCCTGGGAGCAAGAAGCTTGAGAGAATGGAGAGTTGAGAGgaaaacaagaggatattggaaatatgaaaagaaacggGTGGTaatgatttgtatttataaacGAATTGTGAAAAGGCGCGCCCTATTAATGGCACCCTTTGGAATGCACGGCCCAGATTCAGCGCGTATCTCGAGGCCACGCCATCCGGCGCCCAAACGACACCACGCGTCCATCGGACCAAGCATTTTGAAATCAGACCGAAACAACTGCTCAGCTCCCACTACAGCCTCACCCTGTCGGTCGGTCAAAGACAACTTAGGCTTCGGCCGCGTTTGAAACCCGACCGAAGCCTGGGGACATGTTGGGTTATAAGCCTTTCGGCCCAATCCATTACGGCCCAAAGCAGGTCCAGCCCACCGTTTGAACTTAAACGTTACTATGGCAACGGTCGAGGCGAGAGAATCCCGCCTCCTTTACTCATCATAACTTCCCTCCCGCATCGGGCGGGAACGTTACATAGCAGGGCTCCTCCTCCTCCTATAAAAAGTGGGTAAATCAGTGGTAAAATTCATTCACAACTTTATACATTCTTACATACTCGCTTGCAGTTCTCTAAACCCTTCCTAGAGCCACTAATTTATTCTCACAccggaggtgaatcggggggacAAACCCTCGCATTCTTCTCTGTTTCAGGTCATACTTCGGCTTTGGTATCCGGCAGAACTTTGGCTCTAACACAAGATAAACCCACAACACAACAATCTCCATGTTCGATCACAAACAATCAAACCATGTTCATAAGAATCATGAGCAAGCGAAGAACATGGGCCTTTCTATTCGTTTCCGTATATTCATTACTCTTATCTTCTTCTTGGAATCTCCTCAAATCCGTGCTTTCTTGGTACGACTCTTCTGCTTCGAATTCGGGTAACGCATTTGGGTGGCCCGCGTTGTACGCTTCTGTGGCTTTGGGTGCTATTTTTGGCCTTCTTGCAATGGCTGCTGCGCTGGCCGTGGCAGTTCCGGCCACGCTGATGACGTGGATAACTGTGCTTGTTTTGTTGACTTTTTGTGGCAAGCCGAGGAAAGCTTTGGTCGTTGAGGGCAAGAAGTTGACTGGCGAAATTTCTCGTCTTGTGCTGAGAGTTTTGATTAGAGAAGGCAAGTTCGTAGCGGCTGTTTGTGCTGTTTTGGGCTATTTTGCTCTCGTTCGGAATATCAAAGAATCGTGATCAGCTCTAgtgttacatatatattttttttttaatgtagtaGGATTTGACTATATGTTTGTAACTAATTAATACATAAAAGTAACAATTATAGAATTCGGGAATTCgacgtttttttttcttttttttgaacaaTTTAAAAGTGTTCCTAACAGTAAAATTCGGATTCTGGGATAATATGAAGATATTGTGTGACCGTTTGagtaaacttaaaataagtgtttttttgcTTGAAATAGATaaatggagtagaagttagaagtaagaTAAGATGATTAAAGTGTTCGTAACAATAAAAACAGTACGAataaatttttctaatttataaaccgAAATTTCCGGCTTAAAAATGGCTGCCAACCACGGATGGCAATTGAGTtgggtttgattttgtttttaccTTTACTCGGGATCTAACGAAAAATAGGATTCCAAAATTCAATAAGTAGATCGAATGATGTAAAAAGCAGGTAAGCAAACATAATAACGTAGCAGCAAAGAGTGTGTACCAAATAGGCTTAAATTTTACTTCACCATTGAAGTTTGTCATAAAATACACAGTAACCATTTAACTTTCAAAAAGTCCGGTTCGATCATTAGAGTTTATGGTTGTGTATATTTCGACAATTGAGGGAATATTTTAGACCAGACCGGGAGAGAGTGGAGTGTACCTGCGGGTAGAGAGAGTGAGTGGTAGATTGCTAGGTAGAGACTTATGTCAGCTCTTTCTTTCTGTATCTTCGATTCTTCGTGTATACATGCAATAACGCGAAGTTTAGCAGCAACTTCAGCTAGAGCTCTTTTCCTCTCtccacattattttattttcaatattccatttttaataatttataaataaaaattatatgaacagAAATTTTAGTTATAATCAGATGAACTCATAGAAATAATTCAAGTTCCatccaaaaaatttattaatgtcGAAATTACACTCCTTTTTTTGAAAGAACACTCCTTAAATCTCCGAATAACATATATtgtatcatataaaaatttaaattaataattataaatctgGTTCATAGTTCTAATGTTATATAATCTCACAGTCAAAAGATTGCAAATGTGATGAGAAGCAAGAGTTTACAAGGCCGTGTAAAAAATTGCTACAGTAAAAATTAcgctttttaatattttcggtttttaattttatttgtttgaatTCACAAATTCCTAAAATGAAAAACTGTAATTTTCctttttagatattttattgtatttttttcaaatgtatcttttatcttaatttattattattattagacaAAGTGAGTATTTTTAAGCAAATTTTTATCCATAAgctttgtaatttattttgcaaatttcaactaaattTGTAACTATTATATTTCATCTTAAAAAATTGTCACTCATAGTGAAGTAATCATAATGAGAATAAagatcttaaaataattttatgatgttttctttgagattaaaacaaaattaattattattaaataattactcATAAATAAAGCTACATAAAATAGATATGTATAAACACTGTTTATGGTTCTTATGTTTCTTCTCGATTACAACCCactattttattcaatttttaaatatcatatcatCAAGCTCATTCATGATTCATTTTCATTGAACCGCGAGTGGAGTACACACCCTCCGATTCACACACACGATGACCATTTGTTATAGTCTGGTAATCTGTAGTGTGCAAGCTATCGAGTTTTTTACTTTAATGGCTGCTGTGTATAAACTCGCAAAGTTTGAtggttttcttaaaaataagcCTACCAAATATCATTGGACTGTTTGGACCACAGTGGCGTTTTCTCTCTTGTAGTATAGTGGAGAGCATCATGAGCTTGTCTGATCTTTACCGAACAGACTTTGCGTTACTTT of the Daucus carota subsp. sativus chromosome 4, DH1 v3.0, whole genome shotgun sequence genome contains:
- the LOC108217511 gene encoding uncharacterized protein LOC108217511, producing the protein MSKRRTWAFLFVSVYSLLLSSSWNLLKSVLSWYDSSASNSGNAFGWPALYASVALGAIFGLLAMAAALAVAVPATLMTWITVLVLLTFCGKPRKALVVEGKKLTGEISRLVLRVLIREGKFVAAVCAVLGYFALVRNIKES
- the LOC135152091 gene encoding uncharacterized protein LOC135152091: MDRSGDIVGTSYSAADHFSDVLKFPMANFPSLLTEADLKSFRIKYQIHRSWDIYPAIESDCIYQTPESEEGHKCVGISENAFKCGFRLPMLPLLKKLLKQTGIALGQLDPNGFTYINVFQHRCLMAGVSPRPALFWNHHDFKKNAKSNGFYTIGRKTGRPNWCETNSSNKGTHERWFYLGGHSIHKFSLWREVDPSIITTPPLVGKDLEDFEKLNKVQEPNRILLSTSREKEWLFTLWGSDVSSRTEALKRKTAKAMAAKKEAEAKARGETTVGAIVQADVAKEKTPEVGRAEGTVEKASEVVEIPAAEASRKRNRPDGSSEVRPYIPEWSVLATDSIAIQAPDRIKEVAGDLCRSQMLPADRGTYESATALQACEQLMCFLSLASPWAAAVTDKVQDMQKQMAGVNALTIRANLAEDTLAALKTELDAAHQDLKDLRESEGRLKGQVDTLTRRVQRRNLALKAARKKEKKTRKLLEKTEDRFLDIGYDEAVRRAHKEGLDHKLLLDEGASDPVGREDPDEPLVVSSDPETDYSE